The Nitrospira sp. KM1 genome includes a window with the following:
- a CDS encoding tetratricopeptide repeat protein codes for MPNVRIEPLKKVLALDPKDDVAWFGLGKAYMEDGDFVEAVNALRECIAVKPTYSAAYYALAQSLHRLGQFEECGKVTATGIDVSKTNGDAMVTKNLEHLKSTLPS; via the coding sequence ATGCCAAATGTCCGTATTGAACCACTAAAGAAGGTCCTCGCGTTGGATCCTAAGGATGACGTCGCGTGGTTCGGTTTGGGGAAAGCCTACATGGAAGACGGAGATTTTGTAGAGGCGGTGAACGCGTTACGAGAGTGTATTGCCGTCAAACCCACCTATTCTGCCGCATACTATGCTCTCGCACAGTCGCTGCACAGGCTCGGGCAGTTCGAAGAATGCGGGAAAGTCACGGCGACCGGTATTGACGTGTCTAAGACAAACGGTGATGCCATGGTCACAAAAAACCTTGAACACCTGAAAAGCACGCTTCCGTCCTAG
- a CDS encoding bacterioferritin-associated ferredoxin translates to MYLCLCKGITDSDVREAGRAGLVMPCQLKAKFGLKDSGCCGRCSKNIRQFVELAASEHSLPASDAVRS, encoded by the coding sequence ATGTACCTCTGTCTCTGCAAAGGAATTACAGATTCGGATGTCCGGGAAGCGGGACGGGCTGGATTGGTGATGCCCTGTCAGCTTAAGGCGAAGTTCGGATTAAAAGATTCCGGTTGCTGCGGCCGCTGTTCAAAGAATATACGTCAGTTCGTGGAACTCGCGGCCAGCGAACACAGTTTGCCCGCCTCAGACGCCGTCCGCTCGTAG
- a CDS encoding flavodoxin family protein encodes MRHPNLILVTVLVTFSCMFFPFSSSADEAGSPYLTVLIAYHSLSGHTERMAEAVAEGVRSLPTARAVLKRVGQVTADDLFSSDALVVGSPVYWSNMSGEVKAFFDNWQFKFGVFPDFKMKDKVGAAFATGGQSAGGKEITMLTILAAMLGNQMIVVSGGGAFGASAVTEGDSPGIDAKELAEARALGRRVAEVTATVKCVPSK; translated from the coding sequence ATGCGTCATCCGAATCTGATCCTGGTCACGGTCCTGGTTACCTTCTCATGCATGTTCTTCCCGTTCTCATCGTCAGCCGACGAGGCAGGGAGCCCGTATCTCACGGTTCTGATCGCGTATCATTCCCTTTCTGGACATACGGAACGCATGGCAGAAGCCGTAGCAGAGGGTGTGCGAAGCCTGCCCACAGCACGTGCCGTTCTCAAGCGGGTCGGCCAAGTAACGGCGGATGATTTGTTTTCGTCCGACGCACTGGTTGTCGGTTCACCGGTATACTGGTCGAATATGTCAGGAGAGGTCAAAGCGTTCTTTGACAATTGGCAGTTCAAATTCGGTGTGTTCCCTGATTTCAAGATGAAAGACAAAGTCGGTGCTGCGTTTGCCACTGGAGGGCAGTCGGCCGGCGGGAAGGAAATTACGATGTTGACCATCCTTGCCGCGATGCTAGGCAATCAAATGATCGTGGTCAGCGGAGGCGGAGCATTTGGTGCATCGGCTGTCACGGAAGGCGACAGTCCCGGTATTGATGCCAAAGAATTAGCTGAGGCAAGAGCACTTGGAAGACGGGTGGCGGAGGTAACCGCAACGGTAAAATGCGTTCCTTCCAAATAG
- a CDS encoding sulfurtransferase, which produces MKHPFLIDTATLQASLGKPGLVVIDVRGRSAYEFGGHIPGAVHTTWHDYSDPNAVAKGLLDPDVGRLQEKLRALGLNNDSSVVIYSNPFDNWGDEGRMFWMLEYLGHTDLKILDGGWVKWVDERRPFEHGQVKPNPGTFTAKVNFGIAIAKDELRKVVKDPGSQTVLLDARSLEEYLGKEISGIPRAGHIPTAIHLGWNGFLNSNATVKELPAIQSILEEKGLRSEQDVICYCTGGVRSSWLYVVLKMAGFHKVRNYPGSWWEWSRDFGCPVEKDIQGLQKVLGYETPSRPS; this is translated from the coding sequence ATGAAGCATCCGTTCCTGATCGACACCGCAACCTTGCAGGCATCTCTGGGAAAACCAGGCCTCGTCGTGATCGACGTCCGAGGCAGATCCGCCTATGAATTCGGAGGCCACATTCCCGGTGCCGTCCACACGACCTGGCACGATTACAGCGATCCCAACGCCGTAGCCAAGGGACTGCTCGACCCGGATGTTGGACGGCTGCAGGAGAAGTTGAGGGCATTAGGACTGAACAATGACAGCTCGGTGGTGATCTATTCCAATCCGTTCGACAACTGGGGGGATGAAGGCCGAATGTTCTGGATGCTGGAATATTTGGGTCATACCGATCTGAAGATTCTCGACGGCGGATGGGTCAAGTGGGTGGACGAGCGTCGCCCGTTCGAGCACGGGCAGGTGAAACCCAATCCCGGAACATTCACTGCCAAGGTTAATTTTGGAATTGCGATTGCCAAGGACGAACTCAGGAAAGTCGTAAAAGATCCCGGATCTCAGACAGTGCTCCTCGATGCCAGAAGCCTCGAAGAATATTTGGGCAAAGAGATATCGGGTATTCCTCGAGCCGGTCATATTCCCACGGCGATCCATCTTGGCTGGAATGGGTTTCTCAATTCGAATGCCACAGTCAAAGAACTTCCGGCGATTCAATCCATTCTGGAAGAGAAGGGGTTACGATCGGAGCAGGACGTGATTTGTTATTGTACCGGAGGTGTACGTTCCTCGTGGTTGTATGTCGTACTCAAGATGGCGGGATTCCACAAGGTGCGCAATTATCCAGGGTCATGGTGGGAATGGAGCAGAGATTTCGGGTGTCCTGTGGAAAAGGATATCCAAGGACTTCAAAAAGTGCTGGGATATGAAACTCCGTCCCGGCCTTCTTGA
- a CDS encoding nitrilase-related carbon-nitrogen hydrolase, whose amino-acid sequence MGYYQTNPQFGNVSGNLDRIKASLEPIEADLLVLPELCASGYQFLSREEAYDLAEPVPDGPTTRRLLELAKRKDLFIVAGLPERCGSVCYNSAVLVGPRGFLGCYRKTHLFFEETLFFAPGDTGFQVWNLGGVTVGIMICFDWYYPESARTLALKGADIICHPSNLVLPNCPDSMPVRCLENRVFAITCNRVGRETRGGKPPLTYIGNSEIVSPMGDILHRAPGDQEHLCVVDINPADARNKAVTPYNDLLQDRRESLYK is encoded by the coding sequence GTGGGTTACTACCAGACGAACCCCCAGTTCGGTAATGTTTCAGGAAACCTGGATCGCATCAAGGCGAGCCTTGAACCCATCGAGGCGGATCTTCTCGTGCTTCCCGAGTTATGCGCGTCCGGTTATCAGTTCCTCTCACGCGAAGAAGCATACGACCTCGCAGAGCCGGTTCCGGATGGTCCGACGACACGGCGCCTGCTCGAGTTGGCGAAACGAAAGGATCTGTTCATCGTGGCTGGTCTGCCCGAACGGTGCGGGTCCGTCTGCTACAACTCTGCCGTACTGGTCGGTCCCCGGGGATTTCTCGGTTGTTACCGGAAGACCCATTTATTTTTTGAAGAAACGTTGTTTTTTGCTCCCGGGGATACGGGGTTTCAAGTGTGGAACCTCGGCGGCGTCACCGTCGGCATCATGATCTGCTTCGATTGGTACTATCCCGAATCGGCCCGCACGCTGGCTCTCAAAGGGGCGGATATTATCTGTCATCCGTCCAACCTCGTATTGCCGAATTGTCCGGATTCGATGCCTGTTCGCTGTCTTGAAAACCGGGTTTTTGCGATCACGTGCAATCGCGTGGGTCGTGAGACCAGGGGAGGAAAACCTCCGCTGACCTACATCGGCAACAGCGAAATCGTGAGTCCGATGGGAGACATTCTTCATCGGGCGCCCGGCGATCAGGAGCATCTGTGCGTCGTGGACATCAATCCAGCCGATGCACGGAATAAGGCCGTCACTCCCTACAACGATCTCCTTCAAGACCGGCGAGAATCCCTTTATAAATAA
- a CDS encoding histone deacetylase — MGRTGLVYHPAYLEHDMGSGHPESPERLRAILRQLEQTGTASRLVRIEAREAEDEWITHVHSPDYVAALARHAPTVGRISLDPDTSMSPGSLKAAYWAAGGVLAGADAIMNGQLDHVFCAVRPPGHHAEAGRAMGFCFFNNVAIAARYLQKKYCLKRVLIVDWDVHHGNGTQHSFEDDPSIFFFSTHQFPHYPGSGRTTEKGTGSGQGYTLNVPMESGGGDDEYRMIFETVLVPVADEFKPEFVIISAGFDAHHEDPLASMALTESGYAALTQIVVSIAKRHCGARILSSLEGGYNLRALGASVDAHLTALLDA; from the coding sequence GTGGGGCGTACGGGGTTAGTCTATCATCCTGCCTATCTAGAACACGACATGGGATCGGGTCATCCCGAATCTCCTGAACGGCTACGGGCGATTCTGCGTCAGTTGGAACAGACGGGAACTGCGTCTCGTCTTGTGCGGATCGAGGCTCGTGAGGCTGAAGATGAATGGATCACGCACGTTCATAGTCCGGACTATGTTGCCGCGCTCGCGCGACATGCGCCGACTGTCGGTCGAATTTCACTGGATCCTGACACATCCATGTCCCCGGGATCGTTGAAGGCGGCATACTGGGCTGCGGGTGGGGTATTGGCAGGGGCTGATGCCATTATGAATGGGCAATTGGATCACGTCTTTTGTGCGGTGCGCCCTCCGGGCCACCATGCGGAAGCCGGTCGCGCCATGGGCTTCTGCTTCTTCAACAATGTCGCCATTGCCGCACGCTACCTCCAAAAGAAATATTGCCTCAAACGTGTGCTCATCGTCGATTGGGATGTTCATCATGGGAACGGGACACAACACAGCTTCGAGGATGATCCATCAATATTCTTTTTCAGCACGCATCAATTTCCTCATTATCCCGGGTCAGGGCGAACGACCGAGAAAGGCACCGGCTCAGGACAGGGATACACGCTGAATGTGCCGATGGAGTCGGGCGGAGGCGATGATGAGTATCGTATGATTTTTGAAACTGTCTTGGTCCCCGTCGCCGATGAATTCAAACCGGAGTTTGTCATCATTTCAGCGGGGTTCGACGCCCATCATGAGGATCCGCTGGCCTCCATGGCTTTGACCGAATCCGGTTATGCCGCATTGACGCAGATTGTGGTCAGCATCGCCAAACGGCACTGCGGCGCTCGCATTCTTTCGTCATTGGAAGGTGGATATAATCTACGCGCGCTGGGTGCATCGGTGGACGCGCATCTGACCGCCCTTCTTGACGCGTGA
- a CDS encoding DUF192 domain-containing protein — MNISSSSNLFWSLFLIAIWLPDMAPAGDTLVQIQLPGGSVIEAEIADTPKKRAEGLMYRERLAKDRGMLFTFGQAQPWTFWMKNTKIPLDIIWMNDQKQIIHIAHNVPVCTRTDDSCPQYQPNDPALYVLELGGGEADRLKLERGSRLKFRVP, encoded by the coding sequence GTGAATATCAGTTCATCCTCGAACCTCTTCTGGTCGCTGTTTCTCATCGCGATATGGTTGCCCGACATGGCGCCGGCCGGGGACACTCTCGTTCAGATTCAGTTACCTGGGGGCAGCGTGATTGAGGCAGAAATCGCAGATACTCCCAAAAAGCGGGCGGAGGGCCTCATGTATCGGGAACGTCTAGCCAAAGATAGGGGCATGCTATTCACATTCGGCCAAGCACAGCCGTGGACCTTCTGGATGAAGAACACGAAAATTCCACTCGACATCATTTGGATGAATGATCAGAAGCAGATCATCCACATTGCGCACAACGTGCCTGTCTGCACGAGGACAGATGATAGCTGCCCCCAGTATCAGCCCAATGATCCGGCCCTGTATGTTTTGGAACTCGGCGGAGGCGAGGCTGACCGTCTCAAACTCGAACGGGGATCGAGACTAAAGTTTCGAGTTCCGTAG
- the smbP gene encoding small metal-binding protein SmbP: MKIQRAVLMAATVALLGMPFAAYADNKHVAEAVEHAKEAVEHGKQGHADALVKHAEGSLKHAEAAGVKNPHLDEGVKHLKEAIEHGKAGHADVATKHAEGAVTHLSEVK; encoded by the coding sequence ATGAAGATCCAACGTGCAGTATTGATGGCAGCAACTGTCGCCCTGCTCGGAATGCCGTTTGCGGCCTATGCGGACAACAAGCATGTGGCCGAGGCGGTTGAGCACGCTAAGGAAGCGGTGGAGCATGGCAAGCAGGGTCACGCAGATGCGCTGGTCAAGCATGCCGAAGGATCTTTGAAACATGCGGAGGCCGCCGGGGTGAAAAATCCGCACCTGGACGAAGGAGTCAAGCATCTCAAGGAGGCGATCGAACACGGCAAAGCGGGGCATGCCGATGTGGCAACCAAGCATGCCGAGGGTGCGGTGACGCATCTCTCCGAAGTCAAGTAA
- a CDS encoding bifunctional (p)ppGpp synthetase/guanosine-3',5'-bis(diphosphate) 3'-pyrophosphohydrolase: MMHETVTGLDQLLDRVKSYQSDADLGAVRKAYEFSAKAHEGQVRRSGEPYLQHPIAVAGVLTSLKTDVTAIVAGLLHDTLEDTVATPEELEKEFGKDVVHLVDGVTKIGKITFRSYEEKQAENFRKMVLSMADDIRVVLIKLADRLHNMRTLEHLSAPKRQAIAQETLEIYAPLANRLGIGWIKNELEDLCLKHLKPDVYEMIRVRVAKRDEDRQQYIQEVIQLVNQALRESGLTGQVYGRPKHLYGIYQKMNKQSISFEEVYDLTALRIVTDTKMNCYAMVGIIHSMWRPVPGRFKDYIAIPKSNLYQSLHTTVVGPKGEHVEFQIRTDEMHRVAEYGIAAHWKYKEQGRVADRDSKAFGWLHQFVEWQQDLTDNRQFMDSVRLDLFHDVVYVFTPKGIVKELPKGSTPVDFAFAIHTEVGDHCVGAKVNGKIVPLKHQLSSGDTVEILTSTTQTPHKDWLKFVRTSRAKTKIKHWIKDEEQKRSIEIGRRLLESEFRKHGMAPAQMLKSADLLDVAQRSGFDTTDDLAAAVGFGHVPTSQVIGKLVSPPVVTESPVQEKPVAAKSGSSRTDEKGVKVKGARDLLMQLSRCCNPVPGDRILGYITRGRGLTIHSVECPNLEALDYDRERLVEVEWDSSTPSTHAVKVSVMAVDKTGVLANVSSAIAECHANISRAEIATREDRKAVLDFIVEISGTQHLDQVMKAIERVDGVITARRVRAWQEKS; encoded by the coding sequence ATGATGCATGAAACGGTAACCGGCCTCGATCAATTATTGGATCGAGTCAAAAGTTATCAATCAGACGCGGATCTTGGCGCAGTTCGGAAGGCCTATGAATTTTCCGCAAAGGCGCACGAGGGACAAGTGCGTCGATCCGGGGAACCGTACCTTCAGCACCCGATTGCGGTGGCCGGCGTCTTGACCTCTCTCAAAACTGATGTCACGGCCATTGTGGCCGGTCTCCTCCACGACACATTGGAGGACACGGTCGCCACTCCAGAGGAGTTGGAAAAAGAATTCGGAAAAGATGTGGTCCACCTCGTCGACGGGGTCACCAAAATCGGGAAGATTACGTTTAGAAGCTATGAAGAAAAGCAGGCGGAAAATTTCAGGAAGATGGTGTTATCGATGGCGGACGACATTCGCGTTGTCCTCATCAAGCTCGCTGATCGACTTCATAACATGCGGACACTTGAGCATTTGAGCGCGCCCAAACGGCAGGCGATCGCCCAAGAGACCTTGGAGATTTATGCGCCGCTTGCCAATCGACTGGGAATAGGATGGATCAAGAACGAACTCGAGGATCTTTGCCTGAAGCATCTCAAGCCGGACGTCTACGAGATGATTCGTGTGCGGGTGGCAAAGCGTGATGAGGACCGGCAGCAATACATTCAGGAGGTCATTCAGCTCGTCAATCAAGCCCTCCGGGAGAGCGGTCTGACCGGGCAGGTCTATGGGAGGCCCAAACACCTGTATGGGATTTATCAAAAGATGAACAAGCAGTCCATCTCCTTTGAGGAGGTGTACGATCTCACAGCACTCAGGATCGTGACCGACACGAAAATGAACTGCTATGCCATGGTTGGCATCATTCACTCAATGTGGCGACCGGTGCCGGGACGGTTTAAGGACTACATCGCCATTCCCAAATCCAATCTGTATCAGTCGCTCCATACAACGGTGGTGGGACCCAAGGGGGAGCACGTCGAATTCCAGATCCGCACCGATGAGATGCACCGGGTTGCCGAATACGGCATTGCGGCCCATTGGAAATACAAAGAGCAGGGACGGGTGGCCGACCGTGACAGCAAGGCGTTTGGATGGCTGCATCAATTCGTCGAATGGCAGCAGGACCTCACCGACAATCGCCAGTTCATGGACTCTGTGCGGTTGGATCTGTTTCACGACGTCGTATATGTCTTCACTCCGAAAGGGATCGTCAAGGAGTTACCCAAGGGATCGACGCCGGTCGATTTTGCATTCGCCATTCATACCGAGGTTGGGGACCATTGTGTCGGAGCCAAGGTCAACGGCAAGATCGTCCCATTGAAGCATCAATTGTCGAGCGGAGACACTGTCGAAATTCTTACCTCGACGACCCAAACGCCCCACAAGGACTGGTTAAAGTTCGTTCGAACCTCCCGGGCGAAAACGAAGATCAAACATTGGATCAAGGACGAGGAGCAGAAGCGAAGCATCGAAATCGGCCGCCGTCTCCTAGAATCTGAATTCCGGAAGCATGGAATGGCACCCGCGCAGATGCTGAAGTCTGCAGATCTACTCGATGTGGCTCAGCGGTCAGGGTTCGACACCACGGACGATCTGGCTGCGGCAGTCGGGTTCGGCCATGTGCCCACCTCGCAAGTCATCGGCAAACTTGTCTCCCCACCGGTAGTGACGGAATCGCCAGTTCAAGAAAAACCTGTTGCTGCTAAATCTGGATCGTCCAGGACGGACGAGAAGGGCGTCAAGGTCAAAGGCGCCCGTGATTTGCTCATGCAATTGTCTCGGTGCTGCAATCCCGTTCCAGGGGACCGTATCCTGGGATATATCACGCGCGGCAGAGGACTCACGATTCACTCGGTTGAATGCCCCAACCTCGAAGCGCTTGACTACGATCGTGAGCGATTGGTTGAGGTGGAGTGGGATTCCTCAACGCCCAGCACGCATGCGGTGAAAGTGTCGGTCATGGCAGTCGACAAGACGGGGGTGCTGGCCAACGTGTCTTCGGCCATTGCGGAGTGTCATGCCAACATCAGCCGGGCAGAAATCGCAACCCGTGAAGACCGGAAGGCCGTTCTCGATTTCATCGTGGAAATTTCAGGAACGCAGCATTTGGATCAGGTCATGAAAGCGATTGAACGAGTGGACGGGGTCATTACCGCCAGACGGGTAAGAGCCTGGCAAGAGAAATCCTGA
- a CDS encoding YqgE/AlgH family protein: MKVPLGKGIFLIAAPNLRDPNFRQTVVLLCEHGAEGALGVVVNRPTAMSVSEALPHVPILEGQRHVLFSGGPVQPNQVMLLYRLDQLPENSHHVFDGVCLGGDMELVDRILTEKQGTDAFRAYVGYSGWGPGQLELEMKTGSWLTIPADPTIVFERDPVRIWSEIVSTLGEDYRLYADMPFDPSCN, encoded by the coding sequence ATGAAAGTTCCACTCGGAAAAGGTATCTTCCTGATCGCAGCTCCGAACCTGCGTGATCCGAATTTCAGGCAAACTGTCGTTCTGCTCTGTGAACATGGGGCAGAAGGCGCGTTGGGCGTCGTCGTCAATCGGCCGACCGCCATGTCCGTCTCTGAGGCATTGCCGCACGTGCCGATTCTCGAAGGACAGCGCCATGTATTGTTTTCAGGAGGGCCGGTTCAACCCAATCAGGTCATGCTCCTCTACCGCCTCGATCAACTGCCCGAGAATTCGCACCATGTGTTTGATGGGGTATGTCTCGGAGGAGACATGGAACTTGTCGATAGGATCCTCACGGAAAAGCAGGGTACGGATGCGTTCCGTGCCTATGTCGGATATTCCGGCTGGGGCCCCGGCCAGCTTGAATTGGAAATGAAGACCGGCTCGTGGTTGACGATTCCTGCCGATCCCACCATCGTCTTCGAGCGCGATCCCGTCCGCATATGGTCGGAAATTGTGAGTACCCTGGGTGAAGATTACCGCCTCTATGCCGACATGCCATTCGATCCGTCCTGTAATTGA
- a CDS encoding M3 family oligoendopeptidase yields the protein MAGTHHVKRRTTRSAVPDRWNLAHLVANPVQQLEQHLADLEGHIQQIEGTRRTLSPTMSKDAFLSLIKLNESVTLASSRLSAYAYLRFSENTMDSAARSFKSRVEERLTALHNRLIFFELWWQGVDEHNANRLMTGTGSFRYYLETIRRYKPHTLSESEEQIINVKNITGRSAVHTLYDVVTNGFSFTLRAAGKKKTVNRETLMTYVRGSVASVRQTAYQELYRVFTANRDLLGEIYKTLVTDWKSEHIGLRHYASAIAARNLGNDIPDSAVDVLLSVCANNAEIFQRYFKLKARICGIKPMNRYHLYAPHRSETKSFAYTDAVEMVLAAYRDFSPQLGDLAERVFAERHIDAPTRPGKIGGAYCYSVVPGLTPYVLLNFTGDARDIATMAHELGHAVHGMLAAHHSAFTFHSTLPLAETASVFGERILSDRLMQQESNNKVRQALLVNQLDDMYATIMRQAYFVRFEQHAHRMIADGATGDELAASYLQELRQQFGKAVPVPDEFRWEWLTIPHLFASPFYCYAYSFGNLLVLALYRKYQQEGPSFVPQYLELLAAGGSESPQNILQKVGVDMASAEFWQSGFDTIHEMVSQLEKTMS from the coding sequence ATGGCAGGCACGCATCATGTCAAACGTCGCACAACTCGCTCAGCCGTTCCGGATCGTTGGAATCTGGCCCATCTCGTCGCCAATCCGGTTCAACAACTCGAACAACATCTTGCTGATCTGGAGGGACACATCCAGCAAATTGAAGGAACGAGGCGAACGCTTTCTCCTACGATGTCCAAAGATGCATTTCTCTCTCTTATCAAGCTGAACGAATCCGTGACGCTGGCGTCGTCGCGATTGAGCGCCTATGCATACCTCCGGTTTTCGGAAAATACCATGGACTCCGCCGCCCGCTCATTCAAGTCGCGTGTCGAAGAGCGCCTGACTGCCTTGCACAACCGTCTCATATTTTTCGAACTTTGGTGGCAAGGAGTTGATGAGCATAATGCGAACCGATTGATGACCGGAACCGGGAGCTTTCGCTACTACCTGGAAACAATTCGGCGATACAAGCCTCATACGTTGTCAGAGTCGGAGGAACAGATCATCAACGTCAAGAACATCACCGGCAGAAGCGCAGTCCACACGTTGTATGACGTGGTGACGAATGGGTTCTCCTTCACGCTGAGGGCGGCAGGCAAGAAAAAGACCGTCAACCGCGAAACGTTGATGACATACGTGCGCGGCTCCGTCGCTTCGGTCCGGCAGACTGCGTATCAAGAATTGTATCGGGTGTTCACCGCGAATCGCGATTTGCTTGGAGAAATCTACAAGACCCTTGTGACCGATTGGAAGTCAGAACATATCGGCCTTCGGCATTATGCGTCTGCGATTGCCGCTCGAAACCTGGGGAACGACATTCCCGATTCAGCCGTGGACGTCCTGCTGTCAGTCTGCGCGAACAATGCCGAGATCTTTCAACGATACTTCAAGCTCAAGGCTCGGATCTGCGGCATCAAACCGATGAACCGGTATCACTTGTACGCCCCGCATAGATCCGAGACCAAAAGCTTCGCCTATACGGATGCGGTGGAAATGGTCCTGGCCGCCTATCGTGATTTCTCTCCGCAACTGGGAGACCTCGCTGAACGAGTATTTGCGGAACGCCACATCGACGCTCCCACGAGGCCCGGCAAGATCGGCGGCGCCTATTGCTACAGCGTCGTTCCAGGCCTCACTCCCTACGTCCTGCTGAACTTCACGGGCGATGCTCGTGATATAGCGACTATGGCCCACGAATTGGGTCATGCCGTCCACGGGATGCTCGCGGCACACCATTCTGCGTTTACGTTTCATTCGACGCTGCCGCTGGCAGAAACCGCCTCGGTGTTTGGAGAACGCATTCTTTCGGACAGGCTGATGCAGCAAGAGTCCAACAACAAAGTTCGGCAGGCATTACTCGTGAACCAACTCGACGATATGTATGCCACCATTATGCGGCAGGCATACTTCGTTCGCTTCGAGCAGCACGCCCACCGCATGATTGCGGACGGCGCAACGGGCGATGAACTCGCGGCATCCTATTTACAGGAATTGCGGCAGCAATTCGGAAAAGCTGTCCCCGTTCCAGACGAATTTAGATGGGAATGGCTCACCATCCCACACCTGTTCGCAAGCCCCTTCTACTGCTACGCCTATAGCTTCGGCAATCTTCTCGTGCTGGCGCTGTACCGAAAATATCAGCAAGAAGGGCCGTCTTTCGTCCCCCAATATCTCGAACTCCTCGCCGCCGGTGGCTCGGAGTCACCCCAAAACATTCTACAAAAGGTCGGCGTCGACATGGCTTCGGCGGAATTTTGGCAGTCGGGATTCGATACCATTCACGAAATGGTCTCGCAGCTTGAGAAAACGATGTCGTAA
- a CDS encoding CsgG/HfaB family protein, giving the protein MSRSLAFPIPTRTFAPVLVALTVLCILPACGVGYTIVKSESKLDALAVPMTKAQVLDEIGNPDRVLRDDGRVLVWEYSLTARRQWLYELGLCPVSIWIGGCIVYPFTNLALERQREYPHHVVLINDELCAWGTPAAILQRRKACETTGIQSRRLEGASGRPEPTVTGLGPINRDMIDRYRTMAVMMLEDAPDAPGSGARVAGIITTLLLDLDINMVERAKLDEVLNEQVIQLTHADDANVLRVGRLVGAQAIIVGGVQQWERQEQGRTNNVSLSLRMIDVETGLLLFNGEGHLTDLTSDDPEASARLIVHRILTRFGSQTGLLGSGRIGVNWELMEESGSYFYQVRELRSGLPAEKAGLKVGDHVVACNEKPLADVGVEHDAKRLCQVEAGQVLYLNVRRAGKPLNVAVTAERRPGL; this is encoded by the coding sequence ATGTCGCGGTCATTGGCCTTCCCGATCCCGACCCGTACATTCGCACCAGTGCTCGTAGCATTGACAGTTCTCTGCATCCTCCCCGCGTGTGGGGTGGGATATACGATCGTCAAATCCGAATCCAAGCTCGATGCGCTTGCCGTTCCGATGACCAAAGCCCAAGTGTTGGATGAGATTGGAAATCCCGATCGGGTCCTCCGCGATGACGGCCGGGTTCTTGTATGGGAATATTCCCTGACGGCCCGCCGGCAGTGGTTGTATGAGTTGGGGCTCTGCCCGGTTTCCATCTGGATCGGAGGGTGTATCGTGTATCCGTTTACGAATCTCGCCTTGGAACGGCAGCGGGAGTACCCGCACCACGTGGTGCTGATCAATGACGAACTCTGCGCATGGGGTACTCCTGCGGCGATTCTGCAACGCCGGAAGGCCTGTGAGACGACCGGAATTCAATCGCGGCGCCTCGAAGGCGCATCCGGACGACCCGAGCCGACTGTGACCGGGCTGGGGCCCATCAACCGTGACATGATCGATCGCTACCGTACGATGGCCGTCATGATGTTGGAGGATGCCCCGGATGCCCCAGGGTCTGGGGCTCGCGTGGCCGGAATCATTACGACGCTTCTGCTCGATCTCGACATCAATATGGTAGAGCGGGCAAAGCTGGATGAGGTGTTGAACGAGCAAGTCATTCAATTGACTCACGCCGACGACGCCAATGTGCTGCGTGTCGGACGATTGGTGGGCGCTCAAGCCATCATTGTGGGAGGCGTCCAGCAATGGGAACGTCAAGAGCAGGGCCGAACGAACAACGTCTCCTTATCGTTGCGGATGATCGACGTCGAAACGGGGCTCCTCCTGTTCAACGGAGAAGGGCATCTGACCGATTTGACCAGCGATGATCCAGAAGCCTCAGCGCGTCTCATTGTGCATCGCATCCTTACCCGGTTCGGCTCCCAAACCGGCCTGTTGGGATCGGGGCGTATCGGCGTCAATTGGGAGCTCATGGAGGAAAGCGGTTCGTACTTTTATCAGGTTAGGGAGTTGCGGAGCGGACTTCCGGCGGAGAAGGCGGGACTGAAGGTGGGCGACCATGTTGTCGCGTGTAATGAAAAGCCCTTGGCCGATGTGGGCGTGGAACATGACGCCAAGCGTCTGTGTCAGGTCGAGGCGGGACAAGTGCTGTATTTGAACGTGCGTCGCGCGGGGAAGCCGTTGAACGTTGCAGTGACGGCCGAGCGACGGCCTGGCTTGTAA